A stretch of Lactuca sativa cultivar Salinas chromosome 6, Lsat_Salinas_v11, whole genome shotgun sequence DNA encodes these proteins:
- the LOC111880920 gene encoding uncharacterized mitochondrial protein AtMg00820-like: MQVIGESYSGVLTRAQQKAKRTALFIKVEYCMFNSFISKVEPKNVQVALDHSEWVQAMQEELVELERNKVCTLIPTPKDASVVGLKWVFRNKLDKVGNVIRNKAQLVVKGYCQEEGIEYKKTFTLVARLKSVHIFLAYAAY, encoded by the coding sequence ATGCAGGTTATAGGCGAGTCGTATTCAGGAGTTCTTACAAGAGCACAACAAAAGGCGAAGCGAACTGCTTTATTCATCAAAGTAGaatattgcatgtttaattcgtttatcTCAAAAGTCGAACCCAAAAATGTTCAAGTTGCTCTAGACCATTCGGAATGGGTACAAGCGATGCAGGAGGAGCTCGTTGAACTCGAACGAAACAAAGTCTGTACACTGATTCCTACTCCAAAGGATGCATCTGTTGTAGGGTTAAAGTGGGTGTTTCGCAACAAACTTGATAAAGTGGGAAACGTTATACGAAACAAAGCACAACTAGTTGTAAAGGggtattgtcaagaagaaggcattGAATACAAAAAGACATTCACACTTGTTGCTAGGCTAAAATCCGTTCACATCTTTCTAGCTTATGCGGCATATTAG